A genomic window from Gemmatimonadota bacterium includes:
- the pheT gene encoding phenylalanine--tRNA ligase subunit beta, which translates to MKVSYRWLRELAPAWSASVAETVERLALRGTPVEEVVDLAEGLRGVVVGRVVEAGRHPGADRLSLCRVDAGGPELLSVVCGAPNVRAGGHYPFAPVGTTLPGGLTLKKAKIRGEVSEGMLCSEQELGLGDSHAGILEIPAFTPGMPFVEALGLDDARLDVEVTANRPDLLSHRGIARELAGESALVLPPIPDGRPFSAPLRTDGRRAEAAGVSITVEAPELCPRYLGAVVRGVRVGPSPAWLQARLRAAGARPINNVVDATNYVLLELGQPLHAFDLARLAGSAIVVRTARPGERLVTLDGVTRTLSPSMLAICDAERPVAVAGVMGGEESEVSTGTTDVLLECALFEPRQVRATRRALDMVTDASYRYERGVDPELQREALARAVEIVVATAGGEPDAEVLEVAARPWSRRRIPVRPARVRQVLGIDVSHAQTGELLQPLGFVDRGLEDGNGVWEVPGHRSWDVTREIDVIEEIARTYGYDRFPDTLGAFRPSTVPDHPLFQLEDRVRRLLVGKGLFEIHTLAFARAGSVRIPNPLSTDGTHLRDSLLPGLLRALEHNFNRGQRNLRFFEIGTVFHAGPVGEKPRESTRLAVVLTGARHPEHWSGAREPLDFWDAKGVLEAVLEAVGEATPGGEVRGEGASHPVLEGVWQVGEGEHRLALAGRVRPAAMDAPAWADPVWGFELELPAEGAPARVRPVRPLPAFPAVERDLALLVPVGATAGTVREAIVAAAGPLLERVELFDVYEGAGVPEGRRSLAWRLRFQAPDRTLRDGDVEGRIRRILSALKEALDVDART; encoded by the coding sequence ATGAAGGTGTCCTATCGCTGGCTGCGGGAGCTCGCGCCCGCCTGGTCCGCCTCCGTGGCCGAGACCGTCGAGCGCCTGGCGCTCCGGGGCACGCCCGTCGAGGAGGTGGTGGACCTGGCCGAAGGTCTCCGGGGCGTCGTCGTGGGCCGGGTGGTCGAGGCCGGCCGGCATCCGGGCGCCGATCGTCTGAGCCTGTGCAGGGTGGACGCCGGCGGGCCGGAGCTGCTCTCGGTGGTCTGCGGCGCCCCCAACGTCCGGGCGGGCGGCCACTACCCCTTCGCGCCGGTCGGGACCACGCTGCCCGGAGGGCTCACCCTGAAGAAGGCCAAGATCCGAGGTGAGGTCTCCGAGGGCATGTTGTGCTCCGAACAGGAGTTGGGTCTGGGCGACAGCCACGCGGGCATCCTGGAGATCCCGGCCTTCACGCCCGGGATGCCCTTCGTGGAGGCGCTCGGGCTCGACGACGCCCGGCTGGACGTGGAGGTCACCGCCAACCGGCCGGACCTCCTGAGCCACCGCGGGATCGCCCGGGAGCTGGCCGGCGAGTCCGCGCTGGTGCTGCCTCCCATCCCCGACGGGCGCCCGTTCTCCGCTCCGCTCCGCACGGACGGCCGGCGCGCCGAGGCGGCCGGCGTCTCCATCACGGTGGAGGCGCCCGAGCTGTGTCCCCGCTACCTGGGCGCGGTCGTCCGGGGCGTGCGGGTGGGGCCCTCGCCGGCCTGGCTGCAGGCCCGCCTGCGGGCCGCGGGGGCGCGGCCCATCAACAACGTCGTCGACGCCACCAACTATGTCCTGCTGGAGCTCGGCCAGCCGCTCCACGCCTTCGACCTCGCCCGCCTGGCCGGGTCGGCCATCGTGGTGCGCACGGCGCGCCCGGGCGAGCGGCTGGTCACCCTGGACGGGGTGACCCGCACGCTGTCGCCGTCCATGCTGGCCATCTGCGATGCGGAGCGTCCCGTCGCCGTGGCGGGCGTGATGGGTGGGGAGGAGTCGGAGGTCTCGACCGGCACCACGGACGTCCTGCTGGAGTGTGCCCTGTTCGAGCCGCGGCAGGTGCGCGCCACCCGGCGGGCGCTCGACATGGTCACGGACGCCAGCTACCGCTACGAGCGCGGGGTGGACCCCGAGCTCCAGCGCGAGGCGCTGGCCCGAGCCGTGGAGATCGTGGTCGCCACCGCCGGTGGGGAGCCCGACGCGGAGGTGCTGGAGGTGGCGGCCCGGCCGTGGAGCCGGCGCCGGATCCCGGTGCGGCCCGCGCGGGTGCGTCAGGTGCTGGGGATCGACGTCTCGCACGCGCAGACGGGCGAGCTGCTCCAGCCGCTGGGCTTCGTCGACCGGGGCCTGGAGGACGGCAACGGCGTGTGGGAGGTGCCCGGCCACCGGAGCTGGGACGTGACCCGCGAGATCGACGTCATCGAGGAGATCGCGCGCACGTACGGCTACGACCGGTTCCCGGACACGCTCGGCGCCTTCCGACCCAGCACCGTGCCGGACCATCCCCTGTTCCAGCTCGAGGATCGGGTACGTCGACTGCTGGTGGGCAAGGGGCTCTTCGAGATCCACACGCTGGCCTTCGCCAGGGCCGGGTCCGTCCGGATCCCGAACCCGCTGTCCACCGACGGCACCCACCTGCGCGATTCGCTGCTGCCCGGCCTGCTGCGGGCGCTCGAGCACAACTTCAATCGCGGGCAGCGCAACCTGCGCTTCTTCGAGATCGGCACGGTCTTCCACGCCGGTCCGGTCGGGGAGAAGCCGCGGGAGAGCACCCGACTGGCCGTGGTGCTGACCGGGGCCCGCCATCCCGAGCACTGGTCGGGGGCGCGGGAGCCCCTGGATTTCTGGGACGCCAAGGGCGTGCTGGAGGCGGTGCTGGAGGCGGTGGGCGAGGCGACCCCGGGCGGCGAGGTCCGGGGCGAGGGCGCGAGTCACCCCGTCCTGGAGGGCGTCTGGCAGGTGGGGGAAGGGGAGCACCGCCTCGCCCTCGCCGGCCGGGTGCGGCCCGCCGCCATGGACGCGCCCGCCTGGGCGGATCCCGTCTGGGGCTTCGAGCTGGAGCTGCCGGCGGAGGGCGCGCCCGCCCGCGTCCGGCCCGTCCGGCCGTTGCCTGCCTTCCCCGCGGTGGAGCGCGACCTGGCTCTGCTGGTGCCGGTGGGCGCGACTGCGGGGACGGTCCGGGAGGCCATCGTCGCGGCCGCTGGTCCGCTGCTGGAGCGGGTGGAGCTCTTCGATGTCTACGAGGGGGCCGGCGTGCCGGAGGGCCGGCGCTCCCTGGCCTGGCGGCTGCGCTTCCAGGCCCCCGACCGCACGCTCCGGGACGGGGACGTGGAGGGGCGCATCCGCCGGATCCTCTCCGCCCTCAAGGAGGCCTTGGATGTCGACGCCCGGACCTGA
- a CDS encoding cell division protein ZapA, translated as MSDARTSVTVKIAGEEHAIRSNAPAEYTRACARFVDERIREIRDRGVEGHRAAILAALSITDQFFRARDGEDALRVQLDETAAALADRIEAALEG; from the coding sequence ATGAGTGACGCCCGCACCTCGGTGACGGTCAAGATCGCGGGTGAGGAGCACGCGATCCGCTCCAACGCCCCCGCCGAATACACCCGGGCCTGCGCCCGCTTCGTGGACGAGCGCATCCGCGAGATCCGCGATCGCGGGGTCGAGGGTCACCGGGCGGCCATCCTGGCCGCCCTGTCCATCACGGACCAGTTCTTTCGCGCCCGCGACGGCGAGGACGCCCTGCGGGTCCAGCTGGACGAGACGGCCGCCGCCCTGGCCGACCGCATCGAGGCCGCGCTGGAGGGCTGA
- the infC gene encoding translation initiation factor IF-3, with protein MREQRTRVNEQIRISPIRLIGDGGEQIGIVSIDEARQRASEKGLDLVEVAPDARPPVVKMMDYGKYKYEEARKAREARKKQHVIQVKEVKFRPGIEDHDYEFKTRHARRFLEEGNKVKVTMMFRGRQVTHPELGVEVLERIMEDLGDVAKVEQEPNFEGRIMAMVLAPLNTKQ; from the coding sequence ATCAGAGAGCAACGAACCCGCGTCAACGAGCAGATCCGGATCAGCCCGATCCGCTTGATCGGCGACGGCGGAGAGCAGATCGGGATCGTTTCGATCGACGAAGCTCGCCAGCGCGCGAGCGAGAAGGGGCTCGACCTGGTGGAGGTCGCCCCCGATGCGCGGCCGCCCGTGGTCAAGATGATGGACTACGGGAAGTACAAGTACGAAGAGGCGCGCAAGGCCCGTGAGGCCCGCAAGAAGCAGCACGTGATCCAGGTCAAGGAAGTCAAGTTCCGGCCCGGGATCGAAGACCACGACTACGAGTTCAAGACCCGCCACGCCCGCCGCTTCCTGGAGGAAGGGAACAAGGTCAAGGTGACCATGATGTTCCGCGGACGGCAGGTCACCCATCCCGAGCTCGGGGTGGAGGTGCTCGAACGGATCATGGAGGACCTGGGCGACGTCGCGAAGGTCGAACAGGAACCCAATTTCGAGGGGCGCATCATGGCCATGGTGCTGGCGCCCCTGAACACCAAGCAGTAG
- the rpmI gene encoding 50S ribosomal protein L35 has product MPKMKTNRGAAKRMRKTGTGKIRRMKANKSHILTKKTTKRKRRLRKATLVSKADERRISRLLQG; this is encoded by the coding sequence ATGCCGAAGATGAAGACCAACCGGGGCGCCGCGAAGCGCATGCGGAAGACCGGGACGGGCAAGATCCGCAGGATGAAGGCCAACAAGAGCCACATCCTGACCAAGAAGACCACCAAGCGGAAGCGGCGCCTGCGCAAGGCCACGCTGGTGTCCAAGGCGGACGAGCGGCGCATCTCGCGTCTGCTCCAGGGCTAG
- the pheS gene encoding phenylalanine--tRNA ligase subunit alpha, whose amino-acid sequence MIGELERVAQEAEAEIAGAGDAAALEAARVAWLGRKGGRLSLLLRALGTLDASERPRVGAKANDVKAAIEAALDARAQSLGGGSAPDGPVADPTRPAREGWTGAIHPIQQVIDEIWEIFRGLGFTRARGPEVEDEWHNFVALNTSLEHPAADAADTFYLERPLLLRTHTSPVQVRTLRDHPPPVRILAPGMAYRRDTTDATHLPAFAQVEGLVIDEGVSFVDFKATLAEFARRFWGPGARVRFRPSFFPFTEPSAEVDVKYTRILPDGTAVESDWLEIMGAGMVDPAVLEHVGIDPERYTGWAFGMGPARVAMTRWGISDLRTFVENDVRFLGQFA is encoded by the coding sequence CTGATCGGCGAGTTGGAGCGGGTGGCGCAGGAGGCCGAGGCGGAGATCGCCGGCGCCGGGGATGCCGCCGCGCTCGAGGCGGCGCGCGTGGCCTGGCTGGGCCGCAAGGGCGGGCGCCTGTCGCTCCTCCTGCGGGCCCTGGGCACGCTGGACGCCTCCGAGCGCCCGCGGGTGGGCGCCAAGGCCAACGACGTGAAGGCCGCCATCGAGGCGGCCCTGGATGCCCGGGCCCAGTCGTTGGGCGGAGGCTCCGCCCCCGACGGCCCCGTGGCCGATCCCACCCGGCCCGCGCGCGAGGGCTGGACCGGCGCCATCCATCCCATCCAGCAGGTGATCGACGAGATCTGGGAGATCTTCCGGGGCCTGGGCTTCACGCGCGCCCGCGGCCCCGAGGTCGAGGACGAGTGGCACAACTTCGTGGCCCTCAACACGTCGCTCGAGCACCCGGCCGCGGACGCCGCCGACACGTTCTACCTGGAGCGCCCTCTCCTGCTGCGCACGCATACGTCGCCGGTCCAGGTCCGCACGCTGCGGGACCACCCGCCGCCGGTGCGCATCCTGGCGCCGGGGATGGCCTACCGGCGGGACACGACCGATGCGACCCACCTGCCCGCCTTTGCGCAGGTGGAAGGGCTCGTGATCGACGAGGGCGTCAGCTTCGTGGACTTCAAGGCCACGCTGGCCGAGTTCGCCCGCCGCTTCTGGGGACCCGGGGCCCGCGTCCGCTTCCGGCCCTCCTTCTTCCCGTTCACCGAGCCCTCCGCCGAGGTGGACGTGAAGTACACGCGCATCCTGCCGGACGGGACCGCGGTCGAGAGCGACTGGCTCGAGATCATGGGCGCGGGCATGGTCGACCCGGCCGTCCTGGAGCACGTCGGCATCGACCCCGAGCGGTATACCGGCTGGGCGTTCGGGATGGGGCCGGCCCGCGTGGCCATGACCCGCTGGGGCATCTCCGACCTGCGCACCTTCGTGGAGAACGACGTGCGGTTCCTGGGGCAGTTCGCATGA
- the thrS gene encoding threonine--tRNA ligase: MSNDTIQVTLPDGRVIELPRGSTGGDVAAAIGPGLAKAALAAEVDGEVVDLMRPLDHDVRLRILTERDPEALGVLRHSAAHALATAVRSIDPRAGIGFGPSIDDGFYYDFDVERPFTPEDLERIEAVLAGVLAADQSFERRRVDKAEARTLFADDPLKLERLEELGDDEVITVYRNGPFLDLCRGPHVPSTGRIKHVKLLSAAGAYWRGDEKRQMLQRIYGTAFFSKKDLDEHLARLEEAKKRDHRLLGKQLDLFSVDARVGPGLILWHPRGGVVRTEIETYERELVVRHGYDLVYTPHIVSERLFEISGHLENFAENMFGAMEVEGARYRPKPMNCPGHITIYQARQRSYRELPLRYAEFGTVYRYERSGVLHGMLRVRGFTQDDAHVFCTEAQVPSEIERLLDLVDEMLTTFGYPYTIELATRPEKALGSTEQWDRAEGVLASVLEQRGVPFTYDHGGGAFYGPKLDFKLIDALGRLWQGPTVQLDFNLPERFGLEYIGEDNERHRPWMLHRVLVGSMERFVGGLIEHYGGDFPLWLAPEQVRVLPVAEQWKESAQALVDDLVRAGIRAHLADRETLGSRIRDAELMKVPYMGVVGEREAEAGTVAVRRRGAGKKQEVLDRAEFAARLREEIRTRALPAVEG; encoded by the coding sequence ATGTCCAACGACACCATCCAGGTCACGCTTCCGGACGGAAGGGTGATCGAGCTTCCCCGTGGATCCACGGGGGGCGACGTTGCCGCCGCGATCGGCCCCGGGCTGGCCAAGGCCGCCCTCGCCGCCGAGGTGGACGGCGAGGTCGTCGACCTCATGCGTCCCCTGGACCACGACGTCCGGCTCCGCATCCTCACCGAGCGCGATCCCGAGGCGCTGGGCGTGCTCCGGCACTCGGCCGCCCACGCGCTGGCCACCGCGGTGCGGTCGATCGACCCCCGGGCGGGCATCGGCTTCGGCCCCAGCATCGACGACGGCTTCTACTACGACTTCGACGTCGAGCGGCCGTTCACGCCCGAAGATCTCGAGCGCATCGAGGCCGTGCTCGCGGGCGTGCTCGCAGCCGACCAGTCGTTCGAGCGGCGTCGGGTGGACAAGGCGGAGGCGCGTACGCTCTTCGCCGACGATCCCCTCAAGCTCGAGCGGCTCGAGGAGCTCGGTGACGACGAGGTCATCACGGTCTATCGCAACGGTCCGTTCCTGGACCTGTGTCGAGGCCCGCACGTGCCGAGCACCGGGCGCATCAAGCACGTGAAGCTGCTGTCGGCGGCGGGCGCCTACTGGCGTGGCGACGAGAAGCGCCAGATGCTCCAGCGCATCTACGGGACCGCGTTCTTCTCGAAGAAGGACCTGGACGAACACCTGGCGCGCCTCGAGGAGGCGAAGAAGCGCGACCACCGGCTGCTCGGCAAGCAGCTCGACCTCTTCTCCGTGGACGCCCGTGTCGGCCCCGGGCTGATCCTGTGGCATCCGCGGGGCGGCGTCGTGCGCACGGAGATCGAGACCTACGAGCGCGAGCTCGTCGTGCGCCACGGCTACGATCTCGTCTACACTCCGCACATCGTGAGCGAGCGGCTCTTCGAGATCTCGGGCCATCTCGAGAACTTCGCCGAGAACATGTTCGGCGCGATGGAGGTCGAAGGCGCGCGCTACCGGCCCAAGCCCATGAACTGCCCGGGCCACATCACCATCTACCAGGCCCGCCAGCGCTCCTACCGCGAGCTGCCCCTGCGGTACGCCGAGTTCGGGACGGTCTACCGCTACGAGCGCAGTGGCGTCCTGCACGGGATGCTCCGGGTGCGCGGCTTCACGCAGGACGACGCCCACGTCTTCTGCACCGAGGCCCAGGTGCCGAGCGAGATCGAGCGCCTGCTCGACCTGGTGGACGAGATGCTCACCACGTTCGGCTATCCGTACACGATCGAGCTGGCCACCCGACCCGAGAAGGCCCTGGGGTCCACGGAGCAGTGGGACCGCGCCGAAGGCGTGCTGGCCTCGGTCCTGGAGCAGCGCGGGGTCCCCTTCACCTACGATCACGGAGGGGGTGCGTTCTACGGGCCCAAGCTGGACTTCAAGCTGATCGACGCGCTCGGGCGTCTGTGGCAGGGCCCCACGGTCCAGCTGGACTTCAACCTTCCCGAGCGCTTCGGTCTCGAGTACATAGGCGAGGACAACGAGCGGCATCGGCCCTGGATGCTGCACCGCGTGCTGGTGGGCTCCATGGAGCGCTTCGTGGGTGGCTTGATCGAGCACTACGGCGGCGACTTCCCGCTCTGGCTGGCGCCCGAGCAGGTGCGGGTGCTGCCGGTGGCCGAGCAGTGGAAGGAGAGCGCCCAGGCGCTGGTGGACGACCTGGTCCGTGCCGGGATCCGGGCACACCTGGCCGACCGCGAGACCCTCGGCTCCCGCATCCGGGACGCGGAGCTCATGAAGGTCCCCTACATGGGGGTCGTGGGCGAGCGGGAGGCCGAGGCGGGGACCGTGGCCGTGCGTCGGCGCGGGGCGGGGAAGAAGCAGGAGGTGCTGGACCGGGCCGAGTTCGCCGCCCGTCTCCGGGAGGAGATCCGGACGCGGGCGCTCCCGGCCGTGGAGGGTTGA
- a CDS encoding oligosaccharide flippase family protein: protein MARGFLALGAGEAAARVLTFAGHAWVARQLGVGVYGVISLAAAAFLYLQRVADGGLTQGLGLRELAADRANVERLAPSLIVARLLLSTVLALLVAAGALALLPAPDGPVLAVMALVLLPYGASPLWVALGLKQARAVAGARTVAELVVLGLLLLLVHDPGDVARVPAAQLVGEGVTALLLALALRKSGVHLRPTLVWARVRPLVPRALPLMLSGLMALVVYNSDFFFLRIFRDSTAVGLYGVAYMLVSFLLNLGTAFNQSLLPTLAGLEAGSVEERSLYRTSMAQVFALTLPAAVGGALVAPGIIALAFGEGYALSAPALAWLLPSVPLVLLRGVPTMALIARGREDRVLRINLVATGVNLALNFALIPGLGILGAALSTVGTEVVRLAAALGHARAEGFALDFLPRFLRPALAAAGMAALLLALPHLGVLVAVPLGALAYAVGLTLVGGIRWEAGRPVLQV from the coding sequence GTGGCCCGCGGCTTCCTGGCGCTGGGCGCCGGCGAGGCCGCGGCCCGCGTGCTCACCTTCGCGGGACACGCCTGGGTGGCGCGGCAGCTCGGCGTCGGCGTCTACGGTGTGATCTCGCTGGCCGCCGCCGCCTTCCTCTACCTGCAGCGCGTGGCGGACGGTGGGTTGACCCAGGGGCTGGGGCTGCGCGAGCTGGCCGCCGATCGCGCCAACGTGGAGCGGCTGGCGCCGTCCCTGATCGTCGCGCGCCTGCTCCTCTCCACGGTCCTGGCGCTCCTCGTGGCGGCCGGCGCGCTCGCCCTGCTGCCCGCGCCCGACGGACCCGTCCTGGCCGTGATGGCGCTGGTGCTCCTGCCCTACGGCGCCAGTCCGTTGTGGGTGGCGCTCGGGCTCAAACAGGCGCGCGCGGTGGCCGGAGCACGCACGGTCGCGGAGCTGGTGGTGTTGGGCCTGCTGCTCCTGCTCGTGCACGACCCGGGCGACGTCGCGCGCGTCCCCGCCGCGCAGCTCGTCGGCGAGGGGGTGACGGCCCTGCTGCTCGCGCTCGCGCTCCGGAAGAGCGGAGTCCACCTGCGTCCCACGCTCGTGTGGGCGCGCGTCCGCCCGCTGGTGCCCCGTGCCCTCCCCCTGATGCTGTCGGGGCTGATGGCCCTGGTGGTCTACAACTCCGACTTCTTCTTCCTGCGCATCTTCCGGGACTCCACCGCCGTGGGGCTCTACGGTGTGGCGTACATGCTGGTGTCCTTCCTCCTCAACCTGGGCACGGCGTTCAACCAGAGCCTGCTGCCCACGCTCGCGGGACTGGAGGCAGGCTCTGTCGAGGAGCGCTCCCTCTACCGCACGTCCATGGCGCAGGTGTTCGCGCTCACCCTACCGGCGGCGGTCGGGGGCGCGCTCGTCGCGCCCGGCATCATCGCCCTCGCCTTCGGGGAGGGGTACGCGCTGAGCGCGCCCGCGCTGGCCTGGCTGCTTCCGTCCGTGCCGCTGGTGCTCCTGCGCGGCGTGCCCACCATGGCGCTGATCGCACGCGGACGCGAAGACCGGGTGCTGCGCATCAACCTCGTGGCCACGGGCGTGAATCTCGCCCTCAACTTCGCGCTCATCCCGGGGCTCGGGATCCTGGGCGCAGCGCTGTCCACGGTGGGGACGGAGGTGGTGCGGCTGGCCGCGGCACTCGGACACGCCCGCGCCGAAGGCTTCGCGCTGGACTTCCTGCCCCGCTTCCTGCGTCCCGCGCTGGCGGCGGCGGGGATGGCGGCCCTGTTGCTCGCGCTCCCGCACCTGGGCGTCTTGGTCGCGGTCCCTCTGGGCGCGCTCGCGTATGCGGTCGGGCTGACGCTCGTCGGCGGAATCCGCTGGGAGGCCGGCCGGCCTGTCCTTCAGGTCTGA
- a CDS encoding glycosyltransferase family 39 protein, translated as MRSPARSGDGMWTAAIVAVTVVAAILRWINLGGGLWVDEMYSLVESFRIPFGTLLTTFTGDTQHPLYSALANRAVTWLGESNRVIRLPAFLAGVATVPAVYVLGRRWVSRGEALAAALLLAVSYHHVWFSQNARGYTMIALATVLSTHLLLRILEQGRPRDVLAYAVVVGLGAYTHLTMVFAAFGHALVLAGLQLVPDSAGRRFRTWRLPALALVGSAVVTVLLYAPMLDDVLNFFLNRPSRLRGISTPAWAVAELGRVLSTGVGAGPGLLAGAALFFVGVASYARKSPLACALFVVPGFVTILGALAARGTMYPRFFFFLVGFAFLILARGVFATSAWVAARLVSDPERARVRSGQGAAVAVALIALVFVRSLGYNYAYPKQDWVGTAAWVDANVPADEPIVTAGVSVWPFEHYLPRPWQAIPDGEDARVSALRAQGPVWVVYVFPRYLESTHPDLARQVESECEARQQFDGTLGSGDIYACRLPPRPQT; from the coding sequence ATGAGGTCGCCGGCGCGCAGCGGGGATGGGATGTGGACGGCGGCCATCGTGGCCGTGACCGTCGTGGCCGCGATCCTGCGGTGGATCAACCTGGGCGGCGGGCTGTGGGTGGACGAGATGTACTCGCTGGTGGAGTCGTTCCGCATCCCCTTCGGTACGTTGCTCACCACGTTCACCGGCGACACGCAGCATCCACTCTACTCTGCCCTGGCCAATCGAGCCGTGACCTGGCTGGGGGAGAGCAACCGCGTGATCCGGCTGCCTGCGTTCCTGGCGGGTGTCGCGACGGTACCGGCCGTCTACGTCCTCGGCCGCCGGTGGGTGAGCCGCGGCGAAGCACTGGCTGCGGCGCTGCTGCTCGCGGTGTCCTACCACCATGTGTGGTTCTCGCAGAACGCGCGCGGCTACACGATGATCGCGCTCGCCACGGTACTGTCCACCCACCTGCTCCTCCGGATCCTGGAGCAGGGTCGTCCGCGTGACGTGCTCGCCTACGCGGTGGTGGTCGGTCTCGGCGCCTACACCCATCTCACGATGGTCTTCGCCGCGTTCGGGCACGCGCTCGTGCTCGCCGGTCTGCAGCTCGTGCCCGACTCCGCCGGCCGCCGCTTCCGCACCTGGCGGCTGCCGGCGCTGGCGCTGGTGGGATCGGCCGTCGTCACGGTGTTGCTGTATGCGCCCATGCTGGACGACGTGCTCAACTTCTTCCTCAACCGGCCGTCCCGTCTGCGCGGCATCTCCACGCCCGCGTGGGCCGTGGCCGAGCTCGGGCGCGTGCTCTCCACCGGCGTGGGCGCCGGTCCGGGCCTGCTGGCCGGCGCAGCGCTGTTCTTCGTGGGCGTCGCCAGCTACGCCAGGAAGTCCCCGCTCGCGTGCGCGCTGTTCGTCGTACCCGGCTTCGTGACCATCCTGGGTGCGCTGGCCGCACGCGGCACCATGTATCCGCGGTTCTTCTTCTTCCTGGTGGGCTTCGCTTTCCTGATCCTCGCGCGCGGCGTGTTCGCCACCAGCGCCTGGGTCGCGGCCCGTCTGGTCTCCGATCCGGAGCGCGCCCGCGTCCGGTCGGGGCAGGGGGCGGCCGTGGCGGTCGCGCTGATCGCGCTCGTGTTCGTGCGCTCGCTCGGCTACAACTACGCCTACCCCAAGCAGGACTGGGTGGGGACGGCCGCGTGGGTGGATGCGAACGTGCCGGCCGACGAGCCCATCGTCACGGCCGGGGTCTCCGTGTGGCCCTTCGAGCACTACCTGCCCCGGCCGTGGCAGGCCATCCCCGACGGGGAGGACGCGCGGGTGAGCGCGCTGCGCGCGCAGGGGCCGGTCTGGGTGGTGTACGTCTTCCCGCGCTACCTGGAGAGCACGCATCCCGACCTGGCGCGCCAGGTCGAATCCGAGTGTGAGGCGCGCCAGCAGTTCGACGGCACGCTCGGAAGCGGTGACATCTACGCCTGCCGCCTCCCGCCCCGACCTCAGACCTGA
- the rplT gene encoding 50S ribosomal protein L20, which translates to MPRSTGAPARKKRKKKILRAAKGYFGGRKNLYKTAKDAVEKGWEHAYRDRKKKKRDFRRLWITRINAAAREHDLSYSRFMDGLKRAGIELDRKALADLAVRDPEAFGAVAAQVKETLAAA; encoded by the coding sequence ATGCCACGTTCGACCGGCGCACCGGCCCGCAAGAAGCGGAAGAAGAAGATCCTACGCGCCGCCAAAGGCTACTTCGGTGGGCGCAAGAACCTCTACAAGACCGCCAAGGACGCGGTGGAGAAGGGGTGGGAGCACGCGTACCGGGACCGCAAGAAGAAGAAGCGCGACTTCCGGCGCCTCTGGATCACGCGGATCAACGCCGCGGCTCGGGAGCACGACCTCTCGTACTCGCGGTTCATGGACGGGCTGAAGCGGGCCGGCATCGAGCTGGATCGCAAGGCGCTGGCCGACCTGGCCGTGCGGGACCCGGAGGCGTTCGGCGCCGTCGCGGCCCAGGTGAAGGAGACGCTGGCGGCGGCCTGA